A single region of the Plasmodium reichenowi strain SY57 chromosome 9, whole genome shotgun sequence genome encodes:
- a CDS encoding sugar transporter, putative — MAEIKNLTKKKENIYNKSDKINNKKESNNIYINKNINIYNNKNIQVYNNEHNNYKVSKEIFQNVKYIHSADGTPGEVYPKNYISIINSEHKNKMKNEKNESNMSNIKNEKNKKAGSEEIQTGIEYMNNINDGNICDDNINDGNICDDNICDDNICDDNICDDNICDDNICDDNINDGNIYDGNIYDNNIYDNNIHTHKSSNNSNKSAHSYYHSNENMKNKNTQIDVNNCTTNNSYEYNNTNNIIKECKKDKCYLLYNENKDSSYYYMNGQNNINNYNYNNIIIKGGNIHNNIYYNTKPVDKYEHYSKCLQPVIINNNNNHNHNNNHNHNNNNNNNNNIDCNCINIKSKLNYKNQLKINNISVYDQKKKKTNNNIICSSDFVKSNNIYTPIQVNEKKYIVSKKYMSPNIKNNNIHLKEKNKSYIINNNNKKKKKHMEYSTNCVIKKANNIKYNDINNDFNNIYNNYNHINNNCNNINENTTLCNNKKYIEHFYKSANNAKIELKEETCHNDKNIQNRDKLFCYNDNDKVYENIQNNLKNKKKNINIYKENMLNKKREGNNNSLENFNNNHNNMYKKEEENFTNVKNNIHEKAYTYEQNNFDKNYILPKKNESTNFSYNHDNINNIKKKKILEKSSYMNKNNLNIIQPFDQKINEVLPSDLINSYHDIKSDYYESIPSHNVSLSKIPQINIPQNNTICHHIEPNESGKYDSYNDETNNMYSVEVMDNSYHFKYKNNLYNNKKKEEDIKNKNIKMSDFYMDHVNDKKDQNKCNSFQKRASISYSGLLTSMVSSILTQQNERKIKESNNCLNYSWGINKYDYTLLQTIEDNTEMNDSNVILRKKLIQGFNNKKSSEHILTLTLSLMICISILCNYDHGAIPVTLEEIQKDFPLSYIEQSLLGSLVYFGLIIGTIMASILFELLSAKLLVTISIILLSISLYIFSHANCITFMYISRFVNGLCQAIPVVYLPVWVDEFSPDEKATQWMSYIQLASIGGTVFGYFLGGILSNNSYSYHKNDSIFSNINVITTWRSPFLIQAFLLLPIFLIMIFIPSDKINITSNNSECSDNISTEEIDDITQRQNKKHKDNNNLKNKYSNHKYINNIYNSNTYDNIIYKHNNSFNNYNNVYYNNNNNNNNVNICQNNQTKDISYSSKDTNKSIAQKHKYKKTKLFSDSKNKLLRRNFNRSATYIMEKKTNVLKKTLKEVKKLFHNKLYIIITLGMSNLYFVVTGIQFWITEYMSVVLLTEKMKIVTVSTLCFLTSPTSGVWFGGFVCDLFGGYKNTNYSKTIKVATAFAISACIFGILSAHLKNFIFFSISLWLCLFTGSALVPVCVGMLLSCVNNHQKSLSSAVSQVIYNVFGWFSAPLLSGIIMDIMHKYTNDNRLAL, encoded by the exons ATGGCAGagataaaaaatttaacaaaaaaaaaagagaacATTTATAACAAATCggataaaataaataacaagAAAGAgagtaataatatttacattaataaaaatattaatatctATAATAACAAGAATATCCAggtttataataatgaacacaataattataaagTGTCTAAAGAGATATTTcaaaatgtaaaatatattcatagTGCTGATGGAACTCCAGGGGAAGTATACccaaaaaattatatatctataataAACTCcgaacataaaaataaaatgaaaaatgaaaagaatgAATCAAATATGtctaatataaaaaatgagaaaaacaaaaaagcGGGATCTGAGGAAATACAAACTGGTATagaatatatgaataatataaatgatggcaatatatgtgatgacaatataaatgatggcaatatatgtgatgacaatatatgtgatgacaatatatgtgatgacaatatatgtgatgacaatatatgtgatgacaatatatgtgatgacaatataaatgatggcaatatatatgatggcaatatatatgataacaatatatatgataataatatacacacacacaaaagtagtaataatagtaataaatctgctcattcttattatcattctaacgaaaatatgaaaaacaaaaatacGCAGATTGATGTAAACAATTGTACAACAAATAATAgttatgaatataataatacaaataatataataaaagaatgtaaaaaagataaatgTTACTTACTATACAATGAAAATAAGGATagttcatattattatatgaatggacaaaataatataaacaattataattataataatattattattaaagGTGGCAATATTCataacaatatttattataataccAAACCTGTAGATAAATACGAACATTATTCAAAATGTCTTCAACCTGTTATAAttaacaacaataataatcataatcataataataatcataatcataataataataataataataataataatatagattGTAATtgcataaatataaaaagtaaatTGAACTACAAGAATCAActtaaaataaataatatatctgTATATGatcagaaaaaaaaaaaaacaaataataatattatatgttcgtcggattttgtaaaatctaataatatatatactcCTATACAAgtaaatgaaaaaaaatatatagtatcaaaaaagtatatgtccccaaatataaaaaataacaatattcatttaaaagaaaagaataaatcatatattattaataataataataagaagaagaagaaacACATGGAATATAGCACAAATTgtgtaataaaaaaggctaacaatataaaatataacgatattaataatgattttaataatatatataataattataatcatataaataataattgtaataatataaatgaaaatacaacactatgtaataataaaaaatatatagaacatttttataaatcaGCAAATAATGCCAAAATTGAATTAAAAGAGGAAACATGtcataatgataaaaatatacaaaatcGTGATAAGCTTTTTTGctataatgataatgataaggtttatgaaaatattcaaaataatctaaagaacaagaaaaaaaatataaatatatataaagaaaatatgtTGAATAAGAAAAGGGaaggaaataataattcacttgaaaattttaataataatcataataatatgtataaaaaagaagaagagAATTTTACGAATgtgaaaaataatatacatgaaaaagcatatacatatgaacaaaataattttgataaaaattatattttaccaaaaaaaaacgaatcaacaaatttttcttataatcatgataatataaataatattaaaaaaaaaaaaattttagaaaaatcatcatatatgaataaaaataatttaaatattatccAACCATTTGatcaaaaaattaatgaaGTGCTACCTTCTGACTTAATAAATTCATATCATGATATCAAGAGTGACTATTATGAATCCATACCAAGCCATAATGTATCACTTAGTAAGATACcacaaataaatattccTCAGAATAATACAATATGTCATCATATAGAACCAAACGAAAGTGGAAAATATGATTCCTATAATGATGAAactaataatatgtatagTGTAGAAGTTATGGATAATTCATAtcattttaaatataaaaataatttatataataataaaaagaaagaggaagatataaagaataaaaatataaaaatgtcTGATTTTTATATGGATCATGTAAATGATAAGAAAGATCAAAACAAATGTAATTCTTTTCAAAAGAGAGCAAGTATAAGTTATAGTGGTCTGTTAACTTCAATGGTATCATCAATTTTAACACaacaaaatgaaagaaaaataaaagaaagtaataattgtttaaattattcttggggtattaataaatatgattataCATTATTACAAACTATCGAAGATAATACCGAAATGAATGATAGTAATGTTATATtaaggaaaaaattaattcaaggatttaataacaaaaaatcTAGTGAACATATTTTAACATTAACTTTATCTTTAATGATATgtatttctattttatgTAATTATGATCATGGAGCTATACCAGTAACATTAGAAGAAATACAAAAAGATTTTCCTTTAAGTTATATAGAACAATCATTATTAGGTAGTTTAGTATATTTTGGATTAATTATTGGTACTATTATGGCTAGTATACTATTTGAACTCTTGTCAGCCAAATTATTAGTTACTATTAgtatcatattattatctatatcattatatatatttagtCATGCAAATTGTATTACCTTTATGTATATTTCCAGATTTGTAAATGGACTTTGTCAAGCTATTCCTGTTGTTTACTTACCTGTATGGGTTGATGAATTTTCACCTGATGAAAAAGCCACACAATGGATGTCATATATTCAATTAGCTTCCATAGGAGGAACTGTCTTTGGTTATTTTCTAGGTGGAATTTTATCCAATAATTCCTATAGttatcataaaaatgattctatattttctaatataaatgttattACTACTTGGAGATCTCCTTTTTTGATTCAAGcatttttgttattaccaatttttttaattatgaTATTCATACCGTCtgataaaattaatataacCTCGAACAACAGTGAATGCTCCGATAACATAAGTACTGAAGAAATTGATGATATAACACAACgtcaaaataaaaaacataaggacaataataatcttaaaaataaatactctaatcataaatatattaataatatatataattcaaatacatatgataatataatatataaacataacaattcctttaataattataataatgtatattataataataataataataataataatgtaaatatttgtCAGAATAACCAAACAAAAGATATATCATACTCATCCAAAGACACAAATAAATCCATCGCTcaaaaacataaatataagaaaacTAAATTATTCAGTgattcaaaaaataaattattacGTAGAAATTTTAATAGATCAGCTACATATataatggaaaaaaaaactaaCGTATTAAAAAAGACACTTAAAGAAGTGAAAAAATTGTttcataataaattatatattataataaccTTAGGTATGAGTAATCTATATTTTGTAGTAACAGGTATACAATTCTGGATAACTGAATATATGTCTGTTGTTTTATTAACGGAGAAAATGAAAATCGTTACAGTATCAACTTTATGTTTTTTAACTTCTCCTACATCGGGAGTTTGGTTTGGTGGATTTGTTTGTGATTTATTCGGTggttataaaaatacaaattatTCAAAAACTATAAAGGTAGCAACAGCATTTGCTATATCCGCATGTATATTTGGTATTCTTTCTGCTCATTTGAagaattttatttttttttcgatATCCTTATGGTTATGCCTTTTTACAGGCTCTGCTTTGGTACCTGTTTGTGTGG GAATGCTCTTATCGTGCGTTAACAACCATCAGAAGAGTTTATCCTCTGCTGTTTCTCAAGtcatatataatgttttcGGTTGGTTCTCAGCTCCTTTGTTGTCTGGGATTATTATGGACATAATGCACAAATATACCAACGACAATAGATTGGCTTTAAA